In Coriobacteriia bacterium, the following are encoded in one genomic region:
- a CDS encoding DNA repair protein RecN — MLEELHIRDVALIEEARLEFGPGLTVLTGETGAGKTVLISSLQLLMGQRADLGTIRNGADSLRVEGRFMFDNELLVSRSLSSAGRNTCKIDGEMATVANLSSALGPHIDLHGQHDHQALLRSATHLSILDAFAEERTAVLLDEYREAQKAHGAAVATYDELKSALENDERELEMSRLVSAELERVDPQPREDELLERQVPSLQHAQEIEEAASLAWQDLTGEDGAADSLARAASALERVLEYQPAFREYYDQISALSIDVSELAGTLRSFVGSLDRDSSHLDSLLLRLSEIESLEKRFGPTLDVVLEKKRNLEEKLSTLERSDEVIEEALEQKNTCERRYRKAATELSSARHEAAARFVHALQESIAGLALEHARFEIEFKDLEFEQWTPVSSEHVEILYSPVSDGAFRPLAKIASGGEMSRVMLGLKSVIGKKDRAQILVFDEIDAGIGGVTAFAVGQRLRELSKTHQVIVVTHLAQVAVMADAHYVVRKTEQDSKSTTAVVAVKGTQRVREVARLLSGEDTDIACAHAVELLESVGR, encoded by the coding sequence ATGCTAGAGGAATTACATATCCGCGACGTGGCTCTCATAGAGGAAGCACGGTTGGAGTTCGGTCCGGGGTTGACTGTGTTGACAGGCGAAACGGGTGCTGGAAAAACGGTGCTCATCTCATCGCTCCAATTACTGATGGGACAGCGTGCGGACTTAGGGACAATCAGAAACGGCGCCGATTCTCTCAGAGTCGAGGGTCGCTTCATGTTCGATAATGAACTTCTCGTTTCGCGGTCGCTTTCATCGGCGGGGCGCAATACATGCAAAATCGACGGCGAGATGGCCACCGTTGCGAATTTGAGCTCGGCGTTGGGTCCACATATCGATTTGCACGGGCAGCATGATCATCAAGCTCTTTTGAGAAGTGCGACGCATCTTTCGATTCTCGATGCGTTCGCAGAGGAACGAACGGCTGTTCTTCTCGATGAATACCGAGAGGCTCAAAAGGCTCATGGAGCTGCCGTAGCGACCTACGACGAGCTGAAAAGTGCACTTGAGAACGATGAACGTGAGCTTGAAATGAGCAGGCTCGTCTCGGCGGAGCTCGAGCGTGTCGATCCGCAACCTCGTGAGGACGAGTTGCTGGAAAGACAAGTGCCCTCCTTGCAACATGCGCAAGAAATCGAAGAAGCGGCATCGCTTGCTTGGCAAGACTTGACAGGTGAGGACGGCGCAGCGGATTCGTTGGCGCGTGCCGCATCGGCGCTGGAGCGGGTTTTGGAGTACCAACCCGCTTTCAGGGAATATTATGATCAAATCAGCGCTCTCTCCATAGATGTATCCGAGCTCGCCGGTACCCTGCGCAGTTTTGTGGGGTCTCTCGACCGCGATTCCTCTCACCTGGATTCCTTGCTACTCAGATTGAGCGAAATCGAGTCTCTCGAAAAACGTTTCGGACCGACGCTCGATGTCGTTCTCGAGAAAAAACGCAACCTCGAGGAAAAGTTGAGCACGCTTGAGCGGTCCGATGAAGTCATCGAAGAAGCGCTGGAACAGAAAAACACGTGCGAGCGCCGTTATCGCAAAGCTGCGACGGAGTTGAGCTCGGCTCGTCACGAAGCGGCTGCCCGTTTCGTTCATGCGTTGCAGGAATCGATTGCCGGTCTTGCGTTGGAGCATGCGAGATTTGAAATCGAATTCAAGGATTTGGAATTCGAACAATGGACACCCGTATCGAGTGAACATGTCGAGATTTTGTACAGCCCCGTTTCCGACGGTGCTTTTCGTCCTTTGGCAAAAATTGCTTCTGGCGGAGAGATGTCGCGTGTGATGTTGGGTTTGAAGAGCGTCATCGGGAAAAAAGACAGGGCCCAAATCCTCGTTTTCGACGAAATCGATGCCGGAATCGGCGGTGTCACGGCATTTGCCGTCGGTCAACGTTTGAGGGAACTCTCAAAGACTCATCAAGTCATCGTCGTGACGCATTTGGCACAAGTTGCCGTCATGGCGGATGCGCATTATGTGGTTCGGAAGACGGAGCAAGACTCGAAATCGACCACCGCAGTCGTTGCGGTCAAAGGTACGCAGCGCGTCCGAGAAGTGGCGCGCCTCCTTTCGGGGGAAGACACCGATATCGCGTGTGCGCATGCGGTGGAGTTGCTCGAGTCGGTAGGAAGATAA
- a CDS encoding NAD(+)/NADH kinase yields the protein MGKTIVFIPNEHFDQALAAAEALAKYCVSRGDSVYVARSHGAEKLNLPVYDNSVHGHPDLIVALGGDGTILRAVREMKENLAPLLGIKFGKLGFLTGATFENAPEAIDAALAGTASVEKRNMVHIRAYDDSRLIFAEDALNEVVIGRGSATPVLTATLKINGHRIYTSSGDGLIVATATGSTAYALSAGGPLMSPDYSGLVVVPLASHTLVQRAVVAAHTDRISVEFPDSARARAEIILDGVTVPFDAPPTSLSAEISANYVEIIKLDSRLFYDTVAHEFFSGQQ from the coding sequence ATGGGAAAAACAATCGTATTCATACCGAATGAGCACTTCGACCAAGCGCTTGCCGCTGCGGAGGCGCTGGCGAAGTATTGTGTCTCCCGGGGCGATTCTGTGTATGTCGCACGCTCTCACGGTGCCGAAAAACTCAATCTTCCCGTGTATGACAACTCCGTCCATGGACACCCCGATTTAATCGTCGCCCTCGGAGGGGACGGTACGATATTGCGAGCTGTGCGTGAAATGAAAGAAAATCTCGCTCCGCTTCTCGGCATCAAGTTTGGAAAACTCGGTTTTTTGACGGGAGCTACTTTTGAAAATGCTCCCGAGGCAATAGATGCGGCTCTTGCCGGTACCGCCAGTGTCGAGAAGCGTAATATGGTCCACATTCGGGCGTATGACGACAGTCGACTCATTTTCGCAGAAGATGCGCTCAACGAAGTCGTCATAGGACGAGGATCGGCCACTCCGGTGCTGACGGCGACGCTGAAAATAAACGGGCATAGGATTTACACATCGAGTGGCGACGGACTCATCGTGGCCACAGCGACGGGATCGACCGCCTATGCACTCTCGGCCGGCGGACCGCTCATGTCGCCTGATTACAGCGGACTCGTCGTCGTTCCCCTCGCTTCCCATACGCTCGTGCAGAGGGCTGTGGTAGCTGCACACACAGACCGCATTTCGGTGGAGTTTCCCGACAGTGCCCGCGCACGTGCCGAGATTATTCTCGACGGCGTGACGGTTCCGTTCGACGCGCCCCCGACATCGCTTTCCGCGGAAATCTCTGCAAATTACGTCGAAATCATAAAACTCGACAGTCGGCTGTTTTACGATACGGTCGCGCACGAGTTTTTCAGCGGGCAGCAATAG
- a CDS encoding TlyA family RNA methyltransferase: MRADMRLVQSGLFPDAERATRAILAGDVAFDTESHERVQKPGQPVAIDARFLVTQTKDYVSRGGKKLKGALDDFGYDISHKRVIDVGCSTGGFTDCALQEGARSVCALDVGYGQLAWKLRIDDRVDVRERENIRTVDLEEIGAPFDVAVADLSFISLDRVLDPLRRAIGDDGEMIVLVKPQFEAEKCEIGDKGVVHDADTHIRVLTDAAREFLRCDMDVVDVTYSPITGPQGNIEFWIWGKGRAPGGVHAGGVNERHIEDIVIAAHERLG, from the coding sequence ATGAGAGCCGATATGCGACTTGTCCAATCGGGGTTGTTCCCCGATGCGGAACGTGCCACCCGTGCCATTCTGGCCGGTGATGTCGCATTCGACACGGAATCGCACGAACGCGTGCAAAAGCCCGGTCAACCCGTGGCAATCGACGCGCGGTTTCTCGTGACGCAAACTAAGGATTATGTAAGTAGGGGTGGCAAAAAACTTAAGGGTGCACTTGATGATTTCGGCTATGATATTTCACATAAAAGGGTTATAGACGTCGGTTGCTCGACGGGAGGCTTCACCGATTGCGCATTGCAAGAAGGGGCGAGAAGCGTCTGCGCTCTCGATGTCGGTTACGGACAACTTGCGTGGAAATTACGAATCGATGATCGAGTCGATGTGCGCGAGCGCGAAAATATCCGTACCGTCGATTTGGAAGAAATCGGAGCTCCGTTCGACGTGGCGGTCGCCGACCTCTCGTTCATATCGTTGGATCGGGTTCTCGATCCCCTGCGACGGGCGATTGGAGACGACGGGGAGATGATAGTGCTCGTCAAACCCCAGTTCGAGGCGGAAAAGTGCGAGATAGGCGATAAAGGTGTCGTACATGATGCCGATACCCACATAAGAGTCTTGACCGATGCGGCACGAGAGTTCCTCCGATGCGACATGGACGTGGTAGATGTCACGTATTCGCCCATCACCGGTCCGCAAGGTAACATCGAGTTTTGGATTTGGGGCAAAGGTCGAGCGCCGGGCGGCGTGCATGCGGGCGGTGTGAACGAACGTCATATCGAAGATATCGTCATCGCAGCCCATGAGCGTTTAGGCTAA
- a CDS encoding 1-deoxy-D-xylulose-5-phosphate synthase produces MKKLDNEQMQVLAAEIRHELVETVSKTGGHLAPNLGVVELTLGIERSLDCPRDVIAFDVGHQSYVHKLLTGRRDAFCTLRTLGGMSGFPKRSESPCDLYGSGHASDSISIALGYALARDAQNQNSEVVAVIGDGSLTGGMAWEALNHLGHTQTRMIVVLNDNEMSISKNVGALASYLGRIRLSKRYWGLRESLQSKLESQGAIGQTLLSAGKTLKDSVKQLMVPGMLFEEMGLRYVGPIDGHDIEQVQAAIESAKGSDGPVLIHAVTQKGRGYEPASSEPERFHGIGPFNRETGIVEPSTGPLKYTEVFSQALLKEAARNPRIHAITAAMAPGTGLNAFSERYPERFHDVGIAEEHAVGLAAGLAFGGQLPVVAIYSTFLQRAYDQIIGDVALQGAHVVFAIDRAGFVGDDGPTHHGLYDLSFLRSIPTMKIMAPRNEADLVDALHTALEIEGPVALRYPRGGGIGTALPEVASVWSVGSSLELRTGEDVAFLAVGRMVENALEAAKLLEANGISATVVDMRWVKPLDEAAILAAVDKHRLIVTVEENTVRGGFGSGVLEVLSDENVLCPVLHLGTPDEFCECGSMKQLIELAHLDPASIAEKTADRLERLDG; encoded by the coding sequence TTGAAAAAATTAGACAACGAGCAGATGCAAGTGCTGGCTGCCGAGATTCGTCACGAGCTTGTCGAGACGGTTTCGAAGACCGGCGGGCATCTGGCTCCCAATCTCGGCGTGGTGGAGTTGACGCTTGGGATAGAGCGCAGTCTCGACTGTCCGCGTGACGTCATCGCTTTCGATGTCGGTCACCAATCATATGTCCATAAACTTCTCACGGGACGCCGCGATGCATTCTGCACGTTGCGCACCTTGGGCGGAATGTCGGGATTTCCCAAGCGGAGCGAATCTCCATGCGACCTTTACGGTTCGGGGCATGCGAGTGACTCCATCTCGATTGCTCTGGGTTATGCACTTGCGCGCGATGCTCAAAATCAGAACAGCGAAGTCGTGGCCGTCATTGGTGACGGTTCTTTGACCGGAGGCATGGCCTGGGAGGCGCTCAATCATCTGGGGCATACCCAGACGCGGATGATTGTCGTACTCAATGACAACGAGATGTCCATATCCAAAAATGTTGGAGCGCTTGCAAGCTATCTCGGGCGCATTCGTTTGAGCAAACGCTACTGGGGGCTGCGCGAGTCGCTTCAGTCGAAATTGGAGTCGCAAGGGGCAATCGGACAGACGTTGCTTTCCGCCGGAAAAACGCTGAAAGATTCAGTGAAACAGCTGATGGTTCCCGGAATGCTCTTCGAAGAGATGGGTCTTCGCTATGTCGGACCCATCGACGGCCATGATATCGAACAAGTGCAGGCGGCAATCGAAAGCGCCAAAGGTTCCGACGGCCCGGTTCTCATCCATGCCGTAACGCAAAAAGGAAGAGGTTACGAGCCTGCGAGTTCCGAGCCCGAGAGGTTTCACGGAATCGGTCCCTTCAATCGCGAGACGGGTATCGTCGAACCTTCGACGGGTCCCCTCAAATATACGGAAGTGTTTTCGCAAGCACTCCTCAAGGAAGCCGCACGCAACCCTCGCATCCACGCCATAACGGCGGCGATGGCTCCCGGTACCGGGCTCAATGCTTTTTCCGAACGGTATCCGGAACGCTTCCACGATGTGGGAATCGCCGAGGAGCACGCGGTTGGTCTTGCGGCCGGGCTGGCCTTCGGCGGTCAACTCCCCGTCGTCGCAATCTATTCGACCTTTTTGCAACGGGCATACGATCAGATAATCGGCGATGTCGCTTTGCAGGGAGCGCATGTGGTGTTCGCAATCGATCGTGCGGGGTTTGTCGGTGACGACGGTCCGACGCACCACGGGCTCTACGACCTCTCTTTTTTGCGCTCGATTCCGACAATGAAAATCATGGCACCGCGCAACGAGGCAGATCTCGTCGACGCACTTCATACGGCGCTCGAAATCGAGGGACCCGTGGCGTTGCGCTATCCGAGAGGAGGCGGGATCGGAACCGCTCTTCCCGAGGTCGCCTCGGTATGGAGCGTCGGTTCTTCGCTCGAGCTTCGGACCGGTGAGGACGTCGCTTTCTTGGCAGTAGGTCGTATGGTTGAAAACGCCCTCGAAGCGGCGAAACTTCTCGAAGCAAATGGTATCAGTGCGACCGTCGTCGATATGCGGTGGGTGAAACCGCTCGACGAGGCTGCAATTCTTGCGGCGGTCGATAAGCACCGGTTGATTGTGACCGTGGAAGAAAACACCGTACGCGGGGGATTCGGCTCGGGTGTGCTCGAAGTTCTTTCCGATGAAAATGTGTTGTGTCCCGTCTTGCATCTCGGTACACCGGATGAATTTTGCGAATGCGGCTCGATGAAACAACTTATCGAGTTGGCGCATTTGGATCCTGCATCGATTGCCGAAAAGACAGCCGATCGCTTGGAACGTCTCGACGGCTGA
- the xseB gene encoding exodeoxyribonuclease VII small subunit, producing MSDDQFSYSQAKGRLDDIVVEVRKKDISLEKSLDLLEEGVRLANRCTELIDQADWDALVEPDPPAADDLDLEEGSQELQERHNG from the coding sequence GTGAGCGATGATCAATTTTCATATTCTCAGGCCAAGGGGCGTCTCGACGACATCGTCGTCGAAGTCAGAAAGAAAGACATTTCTCTCGAGAAGAGTCTCGATCTTCTCGAGGAGGGTGTGCGTCTTGCGAATCGCTGCACGGAGCTTATCGACCAAGCAGATTGGGATGCGCTCGTCGAGCCGGATCCCCCTGCGGCCGATGATCTCGACCTCGAAGAGGGATCGCAAGAATTGCAGGAACGACACAACGGATAA
- the nusB gene encoding transcription antitermination factor NusB, with amino-acid sequence MDECTPHAYFEKFGQWPLDYACPHLDLQQQERKAACRRATTCSCRRYYKEHKECPPAGYPYQDGDSTVDRCRCPEYETCRYRKFYDSFAKAPDDYAMKIAYGVEENMLEIDRVLEETSKNWSLMRMPIVDRNISRIAVWELLYNEDIPTSVAINEAVRLAKEYGGDDSSKFINGVLGKVARERADFEQIESALDKQTDSSGGHDDGEGDDQ; translated from the coding sequence ATGGATGAGTGCACTCCGCACGCTTATTTCGAAAAGTTCGGGCAGTGGCCTCTCGATTACGCGTGTCCTCATCTGGATTTGCAGCAGCAAGAACGCAAGGCGGCGTGTCGACGCGCCACGACATGCTCTTGTCGTCGTTATTACAAAGAGCATAAAGAGTGCCCGCCTGCGGGCTACCCCTATCAAGACGGTGACTCCACCGTCGACAGATGCCGTTGTCCGGAATACGAGACCTGTCGGTACCGAAAGTTTTATGATTCTTTCGCCAAAGCCCCGGATGACTATGCGATGAAAATCGCCTATGGGGTTGAGGAGAATATGCTCGAAATAGATCGCGTTCTTGAGGAAACCTCGAAGAACTGGTCTCTGATGCGCATGCCGATCGTTGACAGAAACATCTCACGCATCGCAGTCTGGGAGTTGCTCTACAACGAGGACATTCCGACCTCGGTGGCCATCAATGAGGCGGTTCGTCTCGCAAAAGAGTATGGTGGAGATGATTCATCGAAGTTCATCAACGGCGTACTCGGCAAAGTGGCGCGTGAGCGTGCCGATTTCGAACAAATCGAATCAGCTCTCGATAAACAGACGGATTCTTCCGGTGGACATGACGACGGCGAAGGGGATGATCAGTAG
- a CDS encoding Asp23/Gls24 family envelope stress response protein, giving the protein MSDILKLEGLTVAPNVINTIVALATEKVEGVAAIQQSSSLRKSVNSRNIEISTNDAGELEIGIHVQAYYGTKLNELGAAIQGAVCDALAVQVGVKADKIDVYIDSLVFAE; this is encoded by the coding sequence ATGTCAGACATACTTAAACTCGAGGGGCTCACGGTCGCTCCGAACGTCATCAACACCATCGTTGCTTTGGCAACTGAAAAAGTCGAGGGAGTCGCGGCCATCCAGCAAAGTTCATCGCTTCGTAAATCGGTGAATTCTCGCAATATCGAGATTTCCACAAACGATGCCGGAGAGTTGGAAATCGGCATTCATGTTCAAGCATATTATGGGACGAAACTCAACGAGCTCGGTGCGGCCATTCAGGGCGCGGTTTGTGATGCCTTGGCCGTTCAGGTCGGCGTCAAGGCGGACAAAATCGACGTGTACATCGACTCTCTCGTTTTTGCCGAATAG
- the accC gene encoding acetyl-CoA carboxylase biotin carboxylase subunit codes for MFTKILIANRGEIAVRVIRAARELGVETVAVYSEIDKDALHVQLADEAVCVGPASSLKSYLVQGNIIMAALNTGAQAIHPGYGFLAENADFDRACSEEGIKFIGPSAAAIDSMGNKAQARLSAIAAGVPVVPGSDGVVETAEEALVFAEQVGFPVLVKASAGGGGKGMRVAIDAQDLKKQFVAARNEAAAAFGNDEVYIEKYLLRPRHVEIQILTDAHGNALYLFERDCSIQRRHQKLLEEAPSPALDEATRKQMGEAAVALARAVDYEGAGTIEFLYDTDGKFYFMEMNTRVQVEHTVSEQISGVDIIKEQIRVAAGLPLSLTRQEDLRILAHAIEFRINAEDPSRNFAPCPGTISRLRVPGGFGVRVDTHVYAGYKIPPTYDSLLAKLIVWGDSREEAIARGKRALSEFVIEGVPTTIPFHLRVLENDAFIQGEVYTDFIETELPDVLG; via the coding sequence ATGTTTACAAAGATTCTCATTGCCAATAGAGGTGAAATTGCGGTTCGTGTCATCAGGGCTGCCCGAGAGCTCGGCGTGGAAACGGTTGCAGTTTACTCGGAAATCGATAAGGATGCGCTTCATGTGCAACTCGCCGACGAGGCGGTATGCGTCGGCCCGGCGTCATCTCTGAAGTCCTACCTCGTGCAGGGCAATATCATCATGGCGGCGCTCAACACCGGCGCTCAGGCCATCCATCCCGGTTACGGATTCTTGGCGGAAAATGCGGACTTCGATCGAGCCTGCTCTGAAGAGGGCATAAAATTCATCGGTCCGTCGGCTGCGGCAATCGACTCGATGGGGAACAAAGCCCAAGCGCGTCTTTCCGCAATCGCAGCGGGCGTTCCCGTCGTGCCCGGATCCGACGGTGTCGTCGAGACCGCCGAGGAAGCGCTCGTTTTTGCCGAGCAGGTCGGGTTTCCCGTGCTCGTGAAAGCATCGGCGGGCGGAGGCGGCAAAGGGATGCGCGTCGCAATCGATGCGCAGGATTTGAAAAAACAGTTCGTCGCCGCGCGTAACGAGGCTGCGGCGGCTTTCGGAAACGATGAAGTTTATATCGAAAAGTACTTGTTGCGTCCGCGCCATGTCGAAATTCAGATTCTGACGGATGCGCACGGAAACGCGCTCTATCTTTTCGAGCGCGATTGCTCCATCCAGCGTCGCCACCAAAAACTCCTCGAGGAAGCACCTTCACCGGCGCTCGATGAGGCTACGCGCAAACAAATGGGCGAGGCGGCCGTCGCTTTGGCACGCGCGGTGGATTACGAGGGCGCCGGAACGATAGAGTTTCTTTATGACACGGACGGTAAGTTTTACTTCATGGAGATGAATACGCGCGTTCAGGTCGAACATACGGTGAGTGAACAGATTTCAGGCGTCGATATCATAAAAGAGCAGATACGCGTCGCCGCAGGACTGCCTCTTTCCCTGACGCGCCAAGAAGACTTACGTATTTTGGCACACGCAATCGAGTTTCGAATAAACGCCGAAGACCCCTCACGCAATTTCGCACCGTGTCCGGGAACGATTTCACGATTGCGCGTTCCGGGGGGATTCGGTGTTCGCGTCGATACGCACGTGTATGCCGGCTATAAGATTCCACCGACCTATGATTCTTTGCTCGCGAAACTCATCGTATGGGGTGACTCTCGCGAAGAGGCGATTGCACGCGGAAAGCGGGCACTTTCAGAGTTCGTCATCGAGGGTGTGCCGACCACGATTCCCTTCCATCTGCGTGTTTTGGAAAACGATGCGTTCATTCAGGGTGAGGTTTATACGGATTTCATCGAAACTGAGTTGCCCGACGTATTGGGATAG
- the accB gene encoding acetyl-CoA carboxylase biotin carboxyl carrier protein yields MRPVHITDTTLRDAHQSLWATRMEIGDMLPILPKMDEVGYWSLEAWGGATFDACLRFLDENPWERLRTIKKHCPKTPLQMLTRGQNLVGYHHYSDDIVNRFTAASKRNGIEVFRVFDALNDIRNIESSARAIKDCGGHFEGAISYTISPVHTIDAYLEYAQQLKELGADTICLKDMAGMLTPFRTERMVEALNKEIGLPVHLHCHYIGGMAPMNYLKGIEAGASIVDTAVVSLAFGNSQPAVETIVAALKESEFDTGLNLDLLFEIAHYWEGVRSRKNVKRGFTSLLSMEVFSHQVPGGMMSNLVSQLELQKALSRLDDVLAEIPRVRAEVGYPPLVTPMSQIVGTQAVLNILTGKRWSIVPQEMKDYFRGLYGKAPGPINQDIYKQVLGNAVPLDESTRPGSLVTATFDDFAAEIGDLARSEEDVLMYALFPNEARTYLEAHKKGAESAVFMLGTEGQVVREEDAVDVGQIRDLIRTLETSEVSEVIIEEGDTKITLRKPDARGGFAPSSAPSNVSEAAHVPFSDQANSDMLESAVTRPATWKTVAAPMVGTFYATPSVGADPYCKVGDKVVTGQPLCIVEAMKLMNEIECPQDGVITEIAVENGNPVEYGTILFYYE; encoded by the coding sequence ATGCGACCCGTGCACATTACCGATACAACTCTGCGAGACGCCCACCAGTCGCTTTGGGCAACTCGTATGGAAATTGGAGATATGCTTCCAATTTTGCCGAAGATGGATGAAGTCGGCTATTGGTCCTTGGAAGCATGGGGAGGCGCGACGTTTGACGCGTGTCTCAGATTTCTCGACGAAAACCCTTGGGAACGTCTTCGTACCATCAAGAAGCATTGTCCGAAAACTCCTCTTCAGATGCTCACGCGTGGCCAAAACCTGGTCGGCTATCACCATTATTCAGACGATATCGTAAACCGCTTCACGGCAGCATCGAAGCGTAACGGAATCGAAGTATTCCGTGTTTTCGATGCGCTCAATGACATCAGAAACATCGAATCGTCTGCTCGCGCCATCAAAGATTGTGGCGGGCATTTCGAAGGCGCCATCAGCTATACGATTTCGCCGGTTCACACCATCGATGCCTATCTCGAGTATGCGCAGCAACTCAAAGAACTCGGTGCCGACACCATTTGCTTAAAAGATATGGCAGGCATGCTCACACCGTTTCGTACCGAGCGCATGGTCGAAGCGCTCAACAAAGAAATCGGATTGCCCGTCCACCTCCATTGCCACTACATCGGCGGAATGGCTCCGATGAATTATCTGAAAGGTATCGAAGCCGGAGCTTCGATTGTGGATACGGCGGTCGTTTCTCTTGCATTCGGCAACAGCCAACCGGCCGTCGAGACCATCGTTGCCGCGCTTAAGGAAAGCGAATTCGATACCGGGCTCAATCTCGATTTACTCTTCGAGATAGCACACTATTGGGAGGGCGTCCGTTCGCGCAAGAACGTCAAGCGAGGCTTCACCTCATTGCTGTCGATGGAGGTGTTCTCGCATCAGGTCCCCGGTGGCATGATGTCAAACCTCGTAAGTCAACTCGAGCTGCAAAAAGCGCTCAGCAGACTCGACGATGTGCTCGCCGAAATTCCCCGTGTTCGTGCAGAGGTCGGTTATCCTCCGCTCGTGACTCCGATGTCGCAAATCGTCGGGACTCAGGCGGTGCTCAATATATTGACGGGCAAGCGCTGGTCGATTGTTCCTCAAGAGATGAAAGATTACTTCAGGGGTCTGTACGGTAAAGCGCCCGGCCCGATCAATCAAGACATTTACAAGCAAGTCCTCGGAAATGCCGTGCCTCTCGATGAGTCGACACGACCGGGTTCGTTGGTGACGGCGACCTTTGATGATTTCGCGGCAGAAATCGGCGACTTGGCGCGCAGTGAAGAGGACGTACTCATGTATGCGCTTTTCCCCAATGAGGCGCGTACGTATCTGGAAGCTCATAAAAAAGGTGCCGAAAGCGCCGTGTTCATGCTTGGCACAGAAGGCCAGGTCGTGCGAGAGGAAGACGCCGTGGATGTAGGACAAATCAGAGACCTTATTCGTACGCTTGAAACAAGCGAAGTATCCGAGGTCATCATCGAGGAGGGTGACACCAAGATCACTTTGCGCAAGCCGGATGCTCGAGGCGGCTTCGCACCGTCTTCGGCTCCGTCGAATGTGTCGGAGGCTGCGCACGTGCCGTTTTCCGATCAGGCGAACTCCGACATGCTCGAGAGCGCGGTCACACGACCGGCGACGTGGAAGACCGTCGCAGCTCCCATGGTGGGTACGTTTTATGCGACTCCTTCCGTCGGTGCGGATCCTTATTGTAAGGTCGGGGATAAAGTCGTGACCGGTCAGCCGCTCTGTATCGTCGAGGCGATGAAGCTCATGAATGAGATAGAGTGTCCGCAAGATGGAGTCATCACCGAGATAGCCGTCGAAAACGGCAATCCGGTCGAGTACGGCACGATACTTTTCTATTACGAATAG
- the efp gene encoding elongation factor P, which translates to MAVTTANFKNGMCIMYDGKRWVIVEFQHVKPGKGAAFVRTKLKALESGRVVEYTFRAGEKFDDVHIENKNMQYLYNDGETYYFMDSTTFDQVELQKSFIGGPAQWLQENDDVQIITADGDYIGVEPPMFVELEVTETEPGFKGDTVQGGGKPATLETGAVVQVPMFINVGDKLRIDTRDGRYVTRV; encoded by the coding sequence GTGGCAGTTACCACCGCGAACTTCAAGAACGGCATGTGCATCATGTACGATGGAAAACGTTGGGTCATCGTGGAGTTTCAGCACGTCAAGCCGGGAAAGGGCGCCGCTTTCGTGCGCACGAAGCTCAAAGCGCTCGAGTCGGGGCGTGTTGTGGAATACACCTTCCGTGCAGGCGAAAAGTTCGACGATGTCCACATCGAAAACAAGAACATGCAGTATCTTTACAACGATGGTGAGACGTATTACTTCATGGACTCGACCACGTTCGATCAAGTCGAGTTGCAAAAGAGTTTCATCGGCGGACCCGCCCAATGGCTTCAGGAAAACGATGATGTTCAGATTATCACCGCCGACGGTGACTACATCGGTGTCGAGCCGCCCATGTTTGTGGAACTCGAAGTGACCGAGACCGAGCCGGGCTTTAAAGGCGATACGGTACAAGGTGGGGGCAAGCCGGCGACGCTCGAAACGGGCGCGGTCGTGCAGGTTCCCATGTTCATCAACGTCGGAGACAAGCTGAGAATCGACACGCGCGACGGGCGCTACGTCACGCGGGTGTAA